The Pseudanabaena sp. FACHB-2040 genome includes a window with the following:
- the acs gene encoding acetate--CoA ligase, with protein MAEPNIESILNEKRLFAPSPEFAQQSRFKSSEDYEALYQQAAADPAAFWAELAEKELHWFKKWDTVLDWQPPFAKWFVGGKTNISYNCLDRHLTTWRRNKAALIWEGESGESRTLTYAQLHREVCQIANVLKNLGVKKGDRVGIYMPMVPEAAIAMLACARIGAPHTVIFGGFSAEALKDRLLDAEAKVVITADGGFRKDKVVPLKPAVDQALANNGVPSVENVLVVQRTKEDVLMEPGRDHWWHERQAEASADCPAEEMDSEDMLFILYTSGTTGKPKGVVHTTGGYNLYTHITFQWTFDIKDTDVYWCTADVGWITGHSYIVYGPLSNGATSLMYEGVPRPSNPGCFWDVVQKYGVNIFYTAPTAIRAFIKMGEELPNARDLSSLRLLGTVGEPINPEAWMWYHRVIGGGRCPIVDTWWQTETGGFMITPLPGAISTKPGSATRPFPGILADVVDLEGNPVADNEGGYLVVKHPWPSMMRTVYGNDERYRRTYWEHIPPKDGQYVYFAGDGARRDEDGYFWVMGRVDDVINVSGHRLGTMEIESALVSHPAVAEAAVVGRKDDLKGEDVFAFVTLEGNCKPSDELKEELKRHVVKEIGAIARPGEIRFADALPKTRSGKIIRRFLRNLASGEEVAGDASTMEDQSVLEKLREGA; from the coding sequence ATGGCTGAACCCAACATTGAATCTATTCTGAACGAGAAACGGCTGTTTGCTCCGTCCCCAGAATTCGCTCAGCAATCTCGGTTTAAGAGCTCAGAAGACTACGAGGCGCTCTATCAGCAAGCGGCTGCCGACCCGGCAGCTTTTTGGGCTGAACTGGCCGAAAAAGAGCTGCACTGGTTTAAGAAATGGGATACGGTGCTGGACTGGCAGCCGCCCTTTGCCAAATGGTTTGTTGGCGGCAAGACCAATATCTCCTACAACTGCCTTGATCGTCACCTAACTACCTGGCGGCGCAACAAAGCGGCTCTGATTTGGGAAGGAGAATCGGGGGAGTCTCGCACCCTCACCTATGCTCAGCTGCACCGAGAAGTTTGCCAAATCGCCAACGTGCTCAAGAACTTGGGGGTGAAAAAAGGCGATCGCGTTGGTATTTATATGCCGATGGTGCCTGAAGCCGCCATTGCCATGCTGGCGTGTGCCCGAATCGGTGCCCCCCATACGGTGATCTTTGGCGGCTTTAGTGCCGAAGCCCTCAAGGACCGCCTGCTAGATGCTGAAGCCAAGGTCGTGATTACAGCTGATGGTGGCTTCCGTAAAGACAAGGTGGTGCCGCTCAAGCCTGCCGTGGATCAGGCGCTGGCAAACAACGGCGTGCCCAGCGTGGAAAACGTGCTGGTGGTGCAGCGCACTAAAGAAGACGTTTTGATGGAGCCGGGCCGAGATCATTGGTGGCACGAGCGGCAGGCCGAAGCCTCAGCTGACTGCCCTGCTGAAGAGATGGACTCCGAGGACATGCTGTTTATCCTCTATACCAGCGGCACCACGGGCAAGCCTAAGGGGGTCGTTCACACTACCGGGGGCTACAATCTCTATACCCACATCACTTTTCAGTGGACTTTTGACATTAAAGACACCGATGTCTACTGGTGTACTGCCGACGTAGGCTGGATTACCGGTCATAGCTATATTGTCTACGGGCCACTGTCTAACGGGGCAACTAGCCTCATGTACGAGGGCGTTCCTCGGCCCTCTAACCCCGGCTGCTTCTGGGATGTGGTGCAGAAATACGGCGTTAACATCTTCTACACAGCTCCCACCGCAATTCGAGCTTTCATCAAAATGGGTGAGGAACTGCCCAATGCCCGCGACTTGTCTTCGCTGCGGCTGCTGGGCACAGTCGGTGAGCCCATTAACCCGGAAGCCTGGATGTGGTATCACCGGGTGATCGGCGGCGGCCGCTGCCCCATCGTGGATACCTGGTGGCAAACCGAGACCGGCGGCTTTATGATCACGCCGCTGCCGGGGGCCATTTCCACCAAGCCAGGCTCGGCCACGCGGCCTTTTCCCGGCATTTTGGCGGATGTGGTGGATTTAGAGGGCAACCCGGTGGCCGACAACGAGGGCGGCTATTTGGTGGTGAAACATCCCTGGCCCAGCATGATGCGAACCGTATACGGCAACGATGAGCGCTACCGCCGCACTTACTGGGAGCACATTCCGCCGAAGGATGGGCAGTATGTCTACTTTGCTGGCGACGGAGCTCGGCGGGATGAGGATGGCTATTTTTGGGTGATGGGCCGGGTGGACGATGTGATCAACGTGTCTGGGCACCGTCTAGGCACGATGGAAATTGAGTCAGCCCTGGTGTCTCACCCTGCTGTGGCCGAAGCTGCCGTAGTGGGCCGCAAGGATGATCTCAAGGGCGAGGACGTGTTTGCCTTTGTCACTCTGGAGGGCAACTGCAAACCCAGCGATGAGCTGAAAGAGGAGCTGAAGCGGCACGTGGTGAAGGAGATTGGTGCGATCGCACGTCCCGGCGAAATCCGCTTTGCCGATGCCCTGCCCAAAACCCGCTCTGGCAAAATCATTCGCCGCTTCCTCCGCAACTTGGCCAGTGGTGAAGAGGTTGCAGGGGATGCCTCCACGATGGAAGACCAAAGCGTGTTGGAAAAGCTCCGAGAAGGGGCCTAG
- a CDS encoding adenylate/guanylate cyclase domain-containing protein, which translates to MPPQASFRSLKSGTYWLAVATIAVGYLLLVKLSFKIPGMGMNTGTGHIVPLPIWPPAGYLQGLVLILGARFWPGFALGDMLVTLATEEKSFWLEGLFSALNNTLQPLLGLWLLQRSRFDWALEGLSAVGAFVALGAVVPAIFSATFGVIYCCMFADMSWMDFGTAWFRWWISNVTGVLFLVPLMLTWRRGIRRFKAFYFLPFILLWLALLLLLSWFILSSSIRMEIAPYPLEYLLFPLVIWGALRLGPAGAAIATAVVISIATWGITQNRGPFIAGAVNANQAVLALQAYICVLAFTGLTLAAVVAEREKARADLLEEKEKSELLLLNILPHPIATRLKNDQATIADHFAEVTVLFADIVDFSRLSAELTPQELVALLNDVFSRFDELADRHQLEKIKTIGDAYMAVGGLPDYRADHASAIADFALDLQITVAEFSRRTQHPFQLRIGINTGPVVAGVIGTKKFIYDLWGDTVNTASRMESFGLAEHIQVTETTYQVLKENYDFEARGEISIKGKGSLHTYLLKGKRRIPIESK; encoded by the coding sequence ATGCCACCCCAGGCTTCTTTTCGCTCCCTTAAATCGGGTACGTATTGGCTGGCCGTGGCAACTATAGCCGTAGGCTACCTGTTACTCGTCAAGCTAAGTTTCAAAATTCCTGGAATGGGCATGAATACGGGCACAGGACATATCGTGCCGCTGCCCATTTGGCCGCCTGCTGGCTACCTTCAAGGGCTGGTGCTCATTCTGGGAGCACGGTTCTGGCCTGGCTTTGCTTTGGGAGACATGCTGGTCACTTTAGCCACAGAGGAAAAGTCTTTCTGGTTGGAGGGCCTCTTTTCCGCTCTGAACAACACCCTCCAGCCGCTGTTGGGGCTGTGGCTGCTACAGCGCAGTCGCTTTGATTGGGCTCTAGAAGGGTTGAGTGCAGTAGGAGCTTTTGTGGCTCTCGGCGCAGTGGTACCCGCGATCTTCAGCGCGACCTTTGGGGTTATTTACTGCTGCATGTTTGCCGATATGTCCTGGATGGACTTTGGCACAGCCTGGTTTAGATGGTGGATTAGCAACGTTACAGGGGTGCTCTTTCTAGTGCCGCTGATGCTGACTTGGCGGCGGGGCATCCGTCGATTCAAGGCGTTTTATTTTCTTCCGTTTATCCTGCTTTGGCTGGCGCTGCTGCTGCTGCTGAGCTGGTTTATTCTAAGCTCTTCAATCCGCATGGAGATTGCTCCTTATCCTCTGGAGTACCTGCTGTTTCCCTTAGTGATCTGGGGCGCTCTAAGATTAGGGCCAGCTGGCGCAGCGATCGCAACTGCCGTGGTGATCAGCATCGCGACTTGGGGCATTACTCAAAATCGGGGACCTTTTATCGCGGGGGCTGTTAATGCCAATCAGGCAGTCCTAGCGCTGCAGGCATATATCTGTGTCTTGGCCTTTACCGGGCTGACTTTGGCAGCGGTGGTGGCTGAACGGGAAAAGGCCCGAGCAGACCTCTTAGAAGAAAAGGAAAAATCTGAGCTGCTACTGCTCAACATCTTGCCCCATCCGATTGCCACTCGCTTAAAGAACGATCAAGCCACCATTGCCGACCACTTTGCTGAGGTGACTGTCTTATTTGCCGACATTGTGGACTTTTCCCGGCTCTCGGCTGAACTCACCCCCCAAGAGCTAGTAGCGCTGCTGAATGATGTGTTTTCCCGATTTGATGAGCTAGCCGATCGGCATCAGCTAGAAAAGATCAAGACCATTGGCGATGCCTACATGGCAGTCGGCGGCTTGCCAGACTACCGGGCTGACCATGCATCTGCGATCGCAGACTTTGCTCTCGACCTACAAATTACCGTAGCTGAATTTAGCCGTCGTACCCAGCACCCCTTTCAGCTTCGAATCGGCATTAATACAGGGCCAGTGGTGGCAGGCGTAATTGGCACCAAAAAATTCATCTACGACCTCTGGGGTGATACGGTCAACACTGCCAGCCGCATGGAGTCTTTTGGCCTTGCTGAGCACATTCAAGTGACGGAGACGACCTACCAGGTGCTCAAGGAAAACTATGATTTTGAAGCCCGAGGAGAGATCTCTATCAAGGGTAAAGGCAGCCTACACACCTACTTGCTCAAGGGAAAGCGGCGCATCCCGATTGAGAGCAAATAG
- a CDS encoding PadR family transcriptional regulator encodes MALAHAILVSLLDCPCSGYDLAKRFDRSVGFFWDASHQQIYRELAKLEAEGYLVAEKIDQEGRPNKKVYEVTPYGRQLLQEWIAQPAEISPVKDDLLVKLFGGHLVPKEIILKELEQHRQQHLARLAEYHSIQATFQEQPVRLPLEAEYQYLTLLNGLKYEESWLAWCEEAIARLTRSRPAS; translated from the coding sequence ATGGCCCTCGCTCATGCAATTCTCGTGTCTCTGCTTGACTGTCCCTGTAGTGGCTACGACTTAGCTAAGCGCTTTGATCGCTCTGTGGGCTTTTTTTGGGATGCCAGCCACCAGCAAATTTACCGGGAATTAGCCAAACTGGAGGCCGAGGGCTATCTAGTGGCAGAAAAGATTGACCAGGAAGGTCGCCCCAACAAAAAAGTCTACGAAGTGACTCCCTATGGCAGACAGCTCCTGCAGGAGTGGATTGCCCAACCCGCCGAGATCAGTCCAGTGAAAGACGATCTACTGGTCAAGCTGTTTGGCGGTCATTTGGTGCCCAAAGAAATTATTTTAAAGGAGCTAGAGCAGCACCGCCAGCAGCACCTAGCGCGGCTGGCTGAGTATCACTCTATTCAGGCGACCTTTCAAGAACAGCCCGTACGCCTGCCGTTAGAGGCCGAGTACCAGTATCTGACGCTGCTCAACGGTTTGAAATACGAAGAGAGCTGGCTGGCCTGGTGCGAAGAAGCGATCGCACGGCTCACCCGCTCTCGACCCGCCAGTTAA
- a CDS encoding E3 ubiquitin ligase family protein → MFGIILLTVGVVLYFVKRRQQNRAMSLKSARKVSAAELQSTARAVADEIGGGDWRDYVKLWGEISVEKPLLSDLKQQPCVYYEFTVQREYEETVRQKNADGEMETRTQRGTEVLSSHSQSIPFYLHDGSGKVWVEPEEADIETVEVVNEFQPGEPGGGLLSYGRFKRTLSVGFGTSDRRTLGYRYRESVLPVGRSVLVVGSAGDQRNEIAIAKPLTATQHFIISLKPDEALTQAAERNSKWASWSMIGCLSSGLLLTLIGLLV, encoded by the coding sequence ATGTTTGGCATTATTCTGCTGACGGTTGGGGTCGTTTTGTATTTCGTCAAGCGCAGGCAGCAAAACCGGGCGATGAGCCTCAAGAGTGCCCGCAAAGTATCTGCTGCTGAGCTGCAGTCTACAGCTCGGGCCGTTGCCGACGAGATCGGCGGCGGCGATTGGCGCGACTACGTTAAGCTTTGGGGCGAAATTTCGGTAGAGAAGCCCCTGCTGTCTGACCTGAAACAGCAGCCCTGTGTCTACTACGAATTCACGGTGCAGCGAGAATATGAAGAAACCGTGCGCCAAAAAAATGCCGATGGCGAAATGGAAACTCGCACCCAGCGAGGCACAGAAGTTCTCAGCAGCCACAGCCAGTCTATTCCCTTCTACCTGCACGACGGTTCTGGCAAAGTCTGGGTGGAACCGGAAGAGGCAGATATTGAAACTGTGGAAGTGGTCAATGAGTTTCAGCCCGGAGAACCCGGTGGTGGCCTGCTCTCCTATGGTCGGTTCAAGCGCACCCTGAGTGTAGGCTTTGGCACCAGCGACCGCCGCACTCTGGGCTATCGCTATCGGGAGTCGGTTTTGCCCGTAGGCCGCTCAGTCTTGGTAGTCGGATCGGCAGGTGATCAGCGAAACGAGATTGCGATCGCAAAACCCCTAACCGCTACCCAGCATTTCATCATCTCTCTCAAACCAGACGAAGCCCTCACTCAAGCTGCCGAGCGCAACAGCAAATGGGCCTCTTGGAGCATGATTGGCTGCCTGTCCAGTGGACTGCTGCTAACCCTAATCGGCCTGCTAGTCTAG
- a CDS encoding glutamine synthetase family protein yields the protein MTPLEACVQQEGRAELVQQVRAKINELGIQYIYYQFISVTGRIVGKGVPADHWETIAERGIQLVYGATANLFLDRHSNYIGYGPEASELVAIPDPETFCQLPWDKRVARVFCTCFRNREEPEAPGGYLTSDCRGNLKRIHAQFQADHNGLHLRHGTEPEMMWLKKGPDGKPAGGVTKPNCYHIDQFEELRPVFLRVIDYCKAMGLDMIQGDHEDAPGQLELNFMYDDALRTADRLTTYRQICSQVAREFNLIACFMTKPFMGLSANGCHHNLSLWYGGEDQVSDFGYESLPGMSGSFSYRKGGDNTFLPLPENHPTLPGPTGLNAIGGIIDHLGALTAIGCSTVNSYRRLWDTGLWAPVYADWGYQNRTCGLRVSAPGRFEYRAVDSMVNPYLMASAILKAFDDGIKRNLDPGEPETRNLYEAMEAGKQVKKLPMSLGEALERLAQDDVIKSAMPGDMYSVYTWYKRDEWEKFLATSTDWDVEMYMDCLP from the coding sequence CTGACTCCTCTAGAAGCCTGTGTACAGCAAGAGGGGCGTGCCGAACTGGTTCAGCAAGTGCGAGCCAAAATCAATGAGCTGGGCATTCAATACATCTACTACCAGTTCATCTCAGTCACCGGGCGCATTGTGGGCAAAGGAGTGCCCGCCGACCACTGGGAAACCATTGCCGAGCGAGGCATTCAGCTAGTCTACGGAGCAACGGCCAATCTTTTCCTCGATCGCCACAGCAACTACATCGGCTATGGCCCCGAAGCGTCTGAACTAGTCGCCATTCCCGACCCCGAAACCTTCTGCCAGCTGCCCTGGGACAAGCGCGTGGCGCGGGTCTTCTGCACCTGCTTCCGCAACCGGGAAGAACCCGAAGCCCCTGGCGGCTACCTCACCTCCGACTGCCGAGGCAACCTAAAGCGCATCCACGCCCAGTTCCAGGCCGACCACAACGGGCTACACCTACGCCACGGCACCGAACCCGAAATGATGTGGCTCAAAAAAGGCCCCGATGGCAAACCCGCAGGCGGTGTGACCAAGCCCAACTGCTACCACATTGACCAGTTTGAGGAGCTGCGCCCAGTTTTCCTGCGGGTGATCGACTACTGCAAAGCAATGGGCTTGGACATGATTCAGGGCGACCACGAAGATGCCCCGGGCCAGCTTGAGCTGAACTTCATGTACGATGATGCCCTCAGAACTGCTGACCGCCTCACCACTTACCGCCAGATTTGCTCTCAGGTGGCCCGCGAGTTCAACCTGATCGCCTGCTTCATGACCAAGCCCTTTATGGGCCTCTCAGCCAACGGCTGTCACCACAACCTATCGCTTTGGTATGGCGGCGAAGACCAAGTCAGCGACTTTGGCTACGAGTCTCTGCCGGGGATGAGCGGCAGCTTCAGCTACCGCAAAGGCGGCGACAACACCTTCCTGCCCCTACCCGAAAACCATCCAACGCTGCCGGGGCCAACCGGCCTCAATGCCATTGGCGGCATTATCGATCACCTAGGGGCGCTAACCGCCATCGGCTGCTCCACCGTCAACTCCTATCGTCGCCTCTGGGATACTGGCCTGTGGGCTCCTGTATATGCCGACTGGGGCTATCAGAACCGCACCTGTGGCCTGCGGGTCTCGGCCCCTGGGCGGTTTGAATACCGGGCCGTAGACTCAATGGTCAACCCCTACCTAATGGCCTCAGCCATTCTCAAAGCTTTTGACGACGGCATTAAGCGCAACCTCGACCCCGGTGAACCCGAAACCCGCAATCTCTATGAGGCGATGGAAGCCGGTAAGCAGGTGAAAAAGCTGCCCATGTCCCTAGGAGAGGCCCTAGAACGGCTAGCGCAAGATGACGTCATAAAATCGGCCATGCCCGGCGATATGTACTCGGTCTACACCTGGTACAAGCGTGACGAGTGGGAAAAGTTTCTCGCCACCTCGACGGATTGGGATGTGGAGATGTATATGGACTGTTTGCCTTAA
- a CDS encoding histidine kinase dimerization/phosphoacceptor domain -containing protein: MTQPGSPSILSRLEPAIDRRPLTVEPSLSLADAIAIMAKAQSSCTAPSLNLPLEIALKNQARASVVWVVEGSQLVGQFTEQEALAAIASGRDLSGMALADGMGEIALAVNPADLPDSFAVLALLRQQQLRHLPMVDEQGHFSGMATIETLRAALQLDHLLKALPLADAMLAPGLQAPATAAIAAVAQQMVATGQDSVMLWGEAEANPQWVGLLLAQDVLQLEMLGLDLNRTQAQAVMRPTLPNFAPEEKVLVAYWHMQQQQAQRCLVMQAAGDLAGQVTFTSFLTTLDLDLLRGVELELQESIQTFANRPSPKASDPLSGATASPDGIEGLREQLESSQLLAAMAMHIRESLQISEILQTAVDEVRQFLQTERVLIYRFNPDMSGTVVVESVADGWQPALNSTVRDACFGKNYAHAYKEGRTQVVDDIYTAGLTQCHIDILVIYDVRASLVVPILQGDHLWGLLCAYHCSAPKHWRTFEVELLKQLATHIAIAIQQSELYEQIQSELAERKRAEEQLKSSLREKEALIKEIHHRVKNNLQIISSVLRLQSDFVRDKKVMALFNDSQNRIRSMALIHEKLYQSRDLLRISMAEYVQDLAHNLLSSYVASSQRIQLQIQAESIWLNIDTAIPCGLIINELVSNALKHAFPDPHRSDNHVWVTMRQRKEGDFTLIVRDNGIGLPTGLDFKNTESLGLELVCIFTEQLEGSIELADSEGTQFVVTFNEIGDLARDT, encoded by the coding sequence ATGACACAGCCAGGATCTCCTTCTATCCTATCTAGGTTGGAGCCAGCCATTGATCGTCGCCCGTTGACAGTTGAGCCGTCGCTGTCGTTGGCTGATGCGATCGCAATTATGGCCAAGGCTCAGAGTAGCTGCACTGCCCCCAGCCTGAATCTGCCGCTTGAGATTGCCCTGAAAAACCAGGCCCGAGCCAGTGTGGTGTGGGTGGTTGAAGGGTCGCAGCTAGTGGGTCAGTTTACTGAGCAAGAAGCTTTGGCTGCCATTGCCTCCGGCCGGGATTTGTCCGGGATGGCGCTGGCTGACGGCATGGGGGAGATTGCCCTGGCGGTCAACCCGGCAGACTTGCCAGACAGTTTTGCCGTTTTGGCCCTGCTGCGTCAGCAGCAGCTGCGTCACCTACCCATGGTGGACGAGCAGGGGCACTTTTCAGGCATGGCAACAATTGAAACGCTGCGGGCGGCGCTGCAGCTCGACCATTTGCTCAAGGCGCTGCCCTTAGCCGATGCTATGTTGGCTCCTGGTTTGCAGGCCCCGGCTACGGCTGCGATCGCAGCCGTAGCCCAGCAGATGGTGGCCACCGGGCAGGACAGCGTCATGCTTTGGGGTGAAGCAGAGGCAAACCCTCAATGGGTCGGACTGCTGCTGGCCCAAGATGTACTTCAGCTCGAAATGCTGGGTCTGGATCTGAACCGAACTCAGGCTCAAGCAGTGATGCGGCCTACCCTGCCCAACTTTGCGCCCGAAGAAAAGGTGCTGGTTGCCTACTGGCACATGCAGCAGCAGCAGGCACAGCGCTGCCTGGTTATGCAGGCAGCAGGAGACCTGGCCGGTCAGGTGACCTTTACCAGTTTTCTAACAACCCTTGATCTGGACTTGCTGCGTGGGGTTGAACTTGAGCTGCAAGAGTCCATCCAAACCTTTGCCAACCGCCCTAGCCCAAAGGCATCAGATCCACTTTCAGGAGCTACAGCCAGCCCAGACGGCATTGAAGGACTGCGCGAACAGCTAGAGTCTAGCCAGCTGCTGGCAGCGATGGCTATGCACATCCGAGAGTCGCTGCAGATTAGCGAAATTCTTCAAACGGCAGTCGATGAGGTGCGCCAGTTCCTACAAACCGAGCGGGTGCTAATTTACCGGTTCAACCCCGACATGAGCGGTACGGTAGTCGTAGAGTCCGTGGCCGATGGCTGGCAGCCCGCCCTCAACAGCACAGTACGCGATGCCTGCTTTGGCAAAAACTATGCCCATGCCTACAAGGAGGGCCGCACTCAGGTCGTCGATGACATTTACACCGCCGGATTGACCCAATGCCACATCGACATTTTGGTGATTTATGATGTCAGGGCTAGTTTGGTCGTGCCGATTTTGCAGGGCGATCATCTGTGGGGTTTGCTGTGCGCCTACCACTGCTCTGCGCCTAAGCACTGGCGAACATTTGAGGTGGAGTTGCTGAAACAGCTGGCGACTCACATTGCGATCGCTATTCAGCAGTCTGAACTCTATGAGCAAATCCAGAGCGAACTGGCCGAACGTAAACGAGCCGAGGAACAGCTCAAATCCTCTTTGCGAGAAAAAGAAGCTCTCATCAAGGAGATCCATCATCGCGTCAAAAACAACTTGCAGATTATTTCTAGCGTGCTCAGGTTGCAGTCTGACTTCGTGCGCGATAAGAAGGTCATGGCCCTGTTTAACGACAGCCAGAACCGCATTCGCTCAATGGCCCTAATCCATGAAAAGCTTTACCAGTCCCGCGATCTGCTGCGGATTAGCATGGCTGAGTACGTGCAGGACCTAGCCCACAACCTGCTATCGTCCTACGTGGCTAGCTCACAGAGAATCCAACTTCAGATTCAAGCAGAGTCTATCTGGTTGAACATAGATACCGCCATTCCCTGTGGTTTAATCATCAACGAACTCGTTTCTAACGCGTTAAAACATGCCTTTCCCGATCCCCATCGCTCAGATAATCATGTCTGGGTAACGATGAGGCAGAGAAAGGAGGGGGACTTTACCCTTATAGTTAGGGATAACGGCATTGGGTTGCCTACAGGGTTAGACTTCAAAAATACAGAGTCTTTGGGTTTAGAGTTGGTTTGTATTTTTACCGAGCAACTAGAAGGCAGTATTGAACTGGCTGACAGCGAGGGAACCCAGTTTGTAGTCACCTTTAATGAGATAGGAGACTTGGCAAGGGATACCTAA
- a CDS encoding ATP-binding protein — protein sequence MAGEKILVVEDERVVARDIEKRLKNLGYQVPASVASGEAALIKVAELQPDLVLMDIQLRGALDGIATAEQIRADFDIPVIYLTAFADEDTLQRAKASEPFGYIVKPFDEKDLHVTIEVAFRRRLAEAAIRVALEKEKELSELKSRFWSMIIHEFRNPLTSILSSAQLLELHGHRLSDDRKQEYLGLIQNSVRAINQLMNDTLTIVQTEKSDLEFNPASLDLEAFCRDLVEEIQFNVQSNHRIIFTLRGNCDDYCLDRKLLWHILTNLLSNAVKYSPLGGEIYLNLICTEQEVVFQVRDKGIGIPSETQTHLFEPFHRATNVGNIPGTGLGLTLVRKCLDLHSGHIEVESEVGQGSTFTVRFYSACAISQRH from the coding sequence ATGGCTGGAGAAAAAATTCTAGTCGTAGAAGATGAGCGCGTTGTCGCTAGAGACATTGAAAAGCGCCTCAAAAACCTTGGCTATCAAGTCCCTGCCTCTGTCGCATCAGGTGAAGCAGCACTGATAAAAGTAGCAGAGCTACAGCCCGATTTGGTGCTGATGGATATTCAGCTTAGAGGGGCTCTAGACGGCATCGCAACGGCCGAGCAAATTCGCGCCGATTTTGATATACCTGTTATCTATCTCACAGCCTTTGCCGACGAGGACACGCTGCAGCGCGCCAAAGCCAGCGAACCCTTTGGTTACATTGTCAAACCCTTTGACGAAAAAGACCTGCACGTCACGATCGAAGTTGCTTTTCGGCGGCGTCTGGCTGAAGCCGCCATTCGAGTAGCTCTGGAAAAAGAAAAAGAGCTCAGTGAATTGAAGTCCCGCTTCTGGTCAATGATCATTCACGAGTTCCGCAACCCTTTGACCTCAATTTTGTCCTCAGCTCAACTGCTAGAACTTCACGGGCACCGCCTATCCGACGACCGCAAGCAGGAGTACCTCGGCCTCATTCAAAATTCGGTTAGGGCAATCAACCAGCTAATGAATGACACGCTGACGATTGTTCAGACTGAAAAGAGCGATCTTGAATTTAATCCGGCTTCCCTTGATCTAGAAGCGTTTTGCAGAGATTTAGTCGAAGAAATTCAGTTCAATGTTCAGTCGAACCACCGCATTATATTTACCCTTCGAGGTAACTGTGATGACTACTGCCTCGACCGAAAACTCCTATGGCATATTTTGACCAACCTGCTTTCTAATGCCGTCAAATATTCTCCTTTAGGAGGAGAGATTTACCTGAATCTAATTTGTACTGAGCAAGAGGTTGTTTTCCAGGTCAGAGATAAAGGCATTGGCATTCCTTCAGAGACTCAGACCCACTTGTTTGAGCCCTTCCACCGGGCTACCAACGTTGGCAACATTCCTGGCACCGGGCTAGGGCTGACGCTGGTACGAAAGTGCCTAGACCTACACAGTGGTCATATTGAGGTGGAGAGTGAAGTAGGCCAAGGCTCAACCTTTACTGTGCGGTTTTATTCTGCCTGCGCCATCAGCCAGCGGCACTGA
- a CDS encoding LemA family protein, translating into MADLRIPEDKASEVFELAARLYARQNQSYTVEELVQAGSDASIPPEFIQKALNQLQAREEETRELKERARQHQKFLTLGGLALGAALLGWGALTYNSLSASAQTVDLAWAQVENQFQRRADLIPNLVNVTRSAAQQEQALVTQLTQARQEYENAVGQPEKLAAAEQVNQALTQFQTTVLSSPQFQSSQLYIGLQDELAGTENRIATERMRYNQAVSQYNHQVETFPTSLVSGPLGFESKPLFEATSREVPVVNP; encoded by the coding sequence ATGGCAGACCTTCGTATTCCCGAAGACAAGGCTTCAGAAGTCTTTGAACTTGCAGCTCGGCTCTATGCCCGGCAAAATCAGAGTTATACCGTTGAAGAGCTAGTGCAGGCGGGATCTGATGCCAGTATTCCCCCAGAATTCATTCAAAAAGCCCTAAATCAGCTGCAGGCCCGCGAGGAAGAGACCCGCGAGCTTAAAGAGCGGGCCAGGCAGCACCAGAAATTCTTGACCCTAGGCGGGTTAGCCCTTGGGGCTGCCCTGCTGGGCTGGGGAGCCCTGACCTACAACAGCCTGTCTGCCTCTGCTCAAACCGTTGACCTCGCCTGGGCTCAAGTAGAGAACCAGTTTCAACGCCGGGCTGATCTGATTCCCAATCTAGTCAACGTTACCCGCAGCGCTGCTCAGCAGGAACAGGCTCTCGTAACCCAGCTAACCCAAGCCCGCCAGGAGTATGAAAACGCTGTCGGCCAACCCGAAAAACTTGCCGCTGCCGAACAGGTGAACCAGGCACTTACCCAGTTTCAGACCACGGTGCTGTCTTCTCCCCAGTTTCAGTCTAGCCAGCTCTATATCGGGCTGCAGGACGAATTGGCTGGCACCGAAAACCGCATTGCCACCGAGCGAATGCGCTACAACCAGGCCGTCTCTCAATACAATCACCAGGTTGAAACCTTTCCCACGTCTTTGGTTTCAGGTCCGCTGGGCTTTGAATCCAAACCTCTGTTTGAAGCCACCAGCCGAGAGGTTCCAGTCGTCAATCCTTAG